The nucleotide sequence GTTCCGCCTTCCGCCGGGAACGGACGATGAGGGCGGCGATCGCGGCGATGAGGGGGATGGCGATCGCGGCCGCGACGATGATCGTGTTCAGGAGCGCGGCCTGACGCGCGGAGTCCTCGGCCTCCTTGGCCGCCTGCAGGGCGGCCTGCGCGGCCTCGGCGTCGGTCTGGCTGAACGCGACGAGCTCGACGGCGAGCTCGTCGCCGCGGGTGCGGTCGATGCCGGCGGCGGTGGCCACGAGGTCGCTGAGCTGGCCCGCGCCGATGTCGCCGCCCGCTCCCGCGTCCACCGCGACGGACACGGACTGCCGCAGCAGGGTGCCGGCGGGGGTCGAGGTGCTCTCGGTGGCCTTGTTGACGGCGTTGGTGCGGGTCTCCTCGGTGGCGGTGTAGGTGCCGTCGCCGTTCCCGTTGGGCACGGCGATGTTGTCGGGGCCGAGCACGCCGGCGTCGGAGGTGGAGCCGTTGCTGTTCTGCTCGCGCACCTCCTCGGTCAGCGGGGGTGCGCCCTCGGCGGGCGTGTAGGTCTCCTCGACGCGCTCGTTCACCGACCGGTCGATCTCCGCGACGACGGTGACGGTCGCGTTGCCGGGTCCGACGACGGTGTCGAGCATCTGCTGCACGCTCGCGGCGACGCGGGCCTCGTAGTCGCCGGCCTGCTGGTCGAGTCCGCCGGTGGCGCCGCCGCCGACCGTGGACAGCGTCCGTCCGGTCTGGTCCACGACGGCCACGTTCTCCGGCTTCATGCCGCTCACGGCGGCCGAGGTGAGGTGCACGATGGCCTCGACCTGCTTCTGGTCGAGCGTCGTGCTCCCCGCGGTCTCCACGAACACGGAGGCGGTCGGGTCGACGGTCTCCGCGACGAAGACGCTCTCCTCGGGGATCGCGAGCTGCACGGAGGCCGCGGAGACGCCGTCGATGGCGCTGATCGTCGCGGCGAGCTCGCCTTCGATCGCGCGCTTGTAGGTGACCGACTGCTGGAACTCGCTCGTCGTGACGCCCATGTCGTCGAGCAGCGAGTAGCCGGCCGATCCGGCACTGGGCAGTCCGGCGGAGGCGGCGGCGAGCCGCTGGTCGTACACGTCCTTCTCGGGCACCAGCACGGTGGCGCCGCCGTCGGCGAGCTCGTACGGCACGGAGGCGGAGCGCAGCTGCTCCACCACGGCGTTCGCGTCCGACGCGTTCAGCCCGGAGAACAGCGGCGTGTAGGTGGGGCGGCTGAGCCAGCTGGACAGGGCGATGATGCCGAGCGCGAGCACGGCGATGCCGATGACGGCGATGGTGCGCTGCGCGAGCGAGAACCCGGCGATCATGCGCCGCATCCGCTGGAACGCCCCGGTCACTGCGGGAGGCATCAGGCCTGCATCCGCATGATCTCGTTGAACGCGTCGACGCCCTTGTTGCGGACGGCGGCGACGAGTTCGAGGGTGACGGCGGCGCGCGAGGAGGCGATCATCGCGGCGTGGATGTCGTCGAGGTCGCCGGTCACGGCGGCGACCTTCAGGGTGTCGGACTCGGACTGCAGCGAGCGCAGCTCGTCGATCGCGCCGGTGACGCTGTTCGCGAAGGCGGCGTCGTCGCCGGTCTTCGCCCCCGTCACGGGTGAGGTGGTCATGCCGAGGGACGAGGCGACGGCTTCGATGCCGGCGACGGCGCTCACGCGTTGCGTCCGATCTGCAGCGCCGCCTCGTAGGAGGTGCGGGCGCGGTCCACGGTCGCCGCGCTCGCCTGGTATCCGCGCTGCGCGAGGATCAGCTGGCTCATCTGGTCTCCGAGGTCGATGTCGGGGTAGCGCACGTAGCCGTCGGCGTCGGCGAGGGGGTGGTCGGGCTGGTGCACGAGACGGCCCTCCGCGTCGCCCTGGACGGTTCCGGCGACGTAGACCCCGGGGGATCGGTCGCTGGTCTGTGCCAGGATGTAGCGGGCCCGGAACGCCGCGCCGTCGGTCGGTGTCGCCGTGTTGATGTTGGCGATGTTGTCACTGATGGCGTCGAGCCACTTGCGGTGCACGGTGAGTCCCGTACCGGCGATGCCGATCGCGTCGAAGGTCATGAGGTCCTCATCGCCGTGCGCATCGACGAGAACGAGCCGTTCACGGCCTGTGTCGCGAACTGGTACCGCAGCATCGTGTCGATGCTGGAGAGCGTCTCGGTGTCGAGGTTGACGTTGTTGCCGTTCAGGCGGGTCGGTTCGAGCGAGGTCCCGACGGTGGCCGTCACGTCCCCGTCGCCGGCGGCGATCGAGTCGGCGAGTGCGGCCTCGAACTGCACGCGCTTGGCGTGGTAGTCGGGGGTGTTGATGTTGGCGATGTTGTCGGCGATCGCTCGCTGGCGCAGCGAGAGCCCGTTCAGCGCACTCGTCAGCGCGGTGATGGTCACAGAATCGAACACGAAACGGCTCCCCGTGTGTGGGTGAAGTGGCCGTTCCCTGGCCGAGTCTTGCGAGCGATCCGTGCTCTCGGGGCACTGTCGGCCGGCCCGGTGGTTTCGTTAGGGGAGTCGCTCAACCGTCCACGTCGAGGAACGCGGGGGCGTCAGGGGTGCGGGGCGCCGGGATCCGGCGGACCGCGCCGAGGTGTCGCCGCAGCCCCTCGAGCTCGGAGCGGGCGCGCGTCATGGCCTCGTGCTGCCGGTCGATCACGGCGCGGGCCCGGGCGGCCAGGTGCGCGGGCAGCGGGGTGGGCGGCGGGGCCCACGGCACGATGTCGTGCACCTCGACCGCGCCCGGGGGCGCTGCGAGGATCCGGTCGGCGTCCGCTTC is from Microbacterium sp. BLY and encodes:
- the fliF gene encoding flagellar basal-body MS-ring/collar protein FliF, producing the protein MPPAVTGAFQRMRRMIAGFSLAQRTIAVIGIAVLALGIIALSSWLSRPTYTPLFSGLNASDANAVVEQLRSASVPYELADGGATVLVPEKDVYDQRLAAASAGLPSAGSAGYSLLDDMGVTTSEFQQSVTYKRAIEGELAATISAIDGVSAASVQLAIPEESVFVAETVDPTASVFVETAGSTTLDQKQVEAIVHLTSAAVSGMKPENVAVVDQTGRTLSTVGGGATGGLDQQAGDYEARVAASVQQMLDTVVGPGNATVTVVAEIDRSVNERVEETYTPAEGAPPLTEEVREQNSNGSTSDAGVLGPDNIAVPNGNGDGTYTATEETRTNAVNKATESTSTPAGTLLRQSVSVAVDAGAGGDIGAGQLSDLVATAAGIDRTRGDELAVELVAFSQTDAEAAQAALQAAKEAEDSARQAALLNTIIVAAAIAIPLIAAIAALIVRSRRKAERVEEFDQLFGERPAELSALSADAPTAVLEAPTTPLAFLETAPDLDPDPEPEPAQISLERRRAEIDALTRQDPQRTAELLRTLIDDRSHA
- the fliE gene encoding flagellar hook-basal body complex protein FliE: MTTSPVTGAKTGDDAAFANSVTGAIDELRSLQSESDTLKVAAVTGDLDDIHAAMIASSRAAVTLELVAAVRNKGVDAFNEIMRMQA
- a CDS encoding flagellar basal body rod protein FlgC; translated protein: MTFDAIGIAGTGLTVHRKWLDAISDNIANINTATPTDGAAFRARYILAQTSDRSPGVYVAGTVQGDAEGRLVHQPDHPLADADGYVRYPDIDLGDQMSQLILAQRGYQASAATVDRARTSYEAALQIGRNA
- the flgB gene encoding flagellar basal body rod protein FlgB, with protein sequence MFDSVTITALTSALNGLSLRQRAIADNIANINTPDYHAKRVQFEAALADSIAAGDGDVTATVGTSLEPTRLNGNNVNLDTETLSSIDTMLRYQFATQAVNGSFSSMRTAMRTS